The Falco cherrug isolate bFalChe1 chromosome 15, bFalChe1.pri, whole genome shotgun sequence genome includes a region encoding these proteins:
- the LOC106631350 gene encoding G-protein coupled receptor 12-like, translated as MLHGPAAMGEPWQPQPQQQQRLPGLGNGSEPSAWPSAAGGPGTAAPGGGGGAGGTVSPWDIALCATGTAVAGENALVLAVLFYTPSLRAPMFLLIGSLALADLLAGLGLVANFAVRYLLRPPSEAAELGAAGLLLAAFSASVCSLLAITVDRYLSLYNALTYHSERTLGFTCAMVLLMWLLCLGVGLLPLLGWNCLRDQSACSILRPVTKDNAAVLAVTFLLLFALMMQLYLQICKIAFRHAQQIAVQHQFIATAQATSTRKGLSTLSLILGTFALCWIPFAIYSLVADSSYPVVYTYSLALPATCNSLINPIIYAFRNPDIQKSLWLACCGCIPSTLSSRPRTSSDV; from the coding sequence ATGCTGCACGGCCCCGCCGCCATGGGGGAGCCGTGGCAGCcgcagccgcagcagcagcagcggctcCCGGGGCTCGGCAACGGCTCGGAGCCCAGCGCCTGGCCctcggcggcgggcggcccgggcacggcggcgccgggcggcggcggcggggccggggggacCGTCAGCCCCTGGGACATCGCGCTGTGCGCCACGGGGACGGCGGTGGCGGGGGAGAACGCGCTGGTGCTGGCCGTGCTGTTCTACACGCCGAGCCTGCGGGCACCCATGTTCCTGCTGATCggcagcctggccctggccgacctgctggcggggctggggctggtggccaaCTTCGCCGTGCGGTACCTGCTGCGGCCGCCCAGCGAGGCTGCGGagctgggggcggcggggctgctgctggccgccttcTCCGCCTCCGtctgcagcctgctggccaTCACCGTGGACCGCTACCTGTCGCTGTACAACGCGCTCACCTACCACAGCGAGCGCACGCTGGGCTTTACCTGCGCCATGGTGCTGCTGATgtggctgctgtgcctgggcGTGGGGCTGCTGCCCCTCCTGGGCTGGAACTGCCTGCGGGACCAGAGCGCCTGCAGCATCCTGCGGCCCGTCACCAAGGACAACGCGGCGGTGCTGGCCGTCACCTTCCTGCTCCTCTTCGCCCTCATGATGCAGCTCTACCTGCAGATCTGCAAGATCGCCTTCCGGCACGCCCAGCAGATCGCCGTGCAGCACCAGTTCATCGCCACGGCGCAGGCCACCTCCACCCGCAAAGGGCTCTCCACCCTCTCGCTCATCCTCGGCACCTTCGCCCTGTGCTGGATCCCCTTCGCCATCTACTCGCTGGTGGCCGATTCCAGCTACCCCGTGGTCTACACCTACTCCCTGGCGCTGCCCGCCACCTGCAACTCCCTCATCAACCCCATCATCTACGCCTTCAGAAACCCAGACATCCAGAAGTCGCTCTGGCTGGCCTGCTGCGGGTGCATCCCTTCCACGCTCTCCTCCAGACCAAGGACATCCAGCGACGTGTGA